From Campylobacter lari, one genomic window encodes:
- a CDS encoding beta-ketoacyl-ACP synthase III yields the protein MKASFNKAKIAGISVCVPNKCINIDDCLEDVFQNDVKMLKRMKKISGIQERFIADENISTTDLAYEASINLFKMLDFDKNKLDMVIFVTQTPDFFMPSCANYLHKRLNLKPQTIAFDVNQACSGYLYGLFIAFSFLENQNAKNILLICGDTLSKTINPLNANLAPIFGDGVSATLISSANEKSFFKLHSNGEGFDKLIIPNRAFAKLDESKSSNKEIFQTNKHRSLDNLYMDGAEIFNQALNLESQSIKEMLDFCEKSKDKVDYFLLHQSNQFLVDSIINDLGIDSSKAPNFLMSKYANLSACSLPALLCEIQKNDFNAILSAFGAGYAWGSAYINFDKNFKTDTISIYKGEKND from the coding sequence TTGAAAGCTAGTTTTAATAAAGCCAAAATAGCAGGTATAAGCGTTTGCGTGCCTAATAAATGCATAAATATAGATGATTGCCTAGAAGATGTTTTTCAAAATGATGTCAAAATGCTAAAAAGAATGAAAAAAATTTCAGGCATACAAGAAAGATTTATCGCTGATGAAAATATTAGCACAACAGATTTAGCCTATGAAGCAAGTATAAATTTATTTAAAATGCTCGATTTTGATAAAAATAAGCTTGATATGGTGATTTTTGTTACACAAACTCCTGATTTTTTTATGCCATCATGCGCAAACTATCTTCACAAACGATTAAATTTAAAACCTCAAACCATAGCTTTTGATGTAAATCAAGCGTGTTCGGGGTATTTATACGGCTTATTTATAGCTTTTTCTTTTTTAGAAAATCAAAATGCAAAAAATATTTTATTAATTTGTGGTGATACTTTAAGCAAAACCATAAACCCTTTAAATGCAAATTTAGCTCCAATTTTTGGCGATGGAGTAAGTGCAACACTCATAAGCAGTGCAAATGAAAAATCGTTTTTTAAGCTTCATTCTAATGGAGAAGGTTTTGACAAACTCATCATACCCAATAGAGCTTTTGCTAAACTTGATGAGAGTAAAAGCTCCAATAAAGAAATATTTCAAACCAATAAGCATAGGAGCTTAGATAATCTTTACATGGATGGGGCTGAAATTTTTAACCAAGCACTTAATCTTGAGAGTCAAAGCATAAAAGAAATGCTTGATTTTTGTGAAAAAAGTAAAGATAAAGTGGATTATTTTTTATTACATCAATCCAATCAATTTTTAGTTGATTCTATTATAAATGACTTGGGTATTGATAGCTCTAAAGCACCAAATTTTTTGATGTCAAAATATGCTAATTTAAGTGCTTGCTCTTTACCTGCTTTACTTTGTGAAATACAAAAAAATGATTTTAATGCCATTTTAAGTGCTTTTGGTGCTGGATATGCCTGGGGGAGTGCTTATATAAATTTTGATAAAAACTTTAAAACTGATACAATTTCAATTTATAAAGGAGAAAAAAATGACTAA
- a CDS encoding acyl carrier protein: MTKEELLEAISEAMHMDETLKEDMILDDIDEWDSLAFVSIMVLFKNSLGRQISGDDLKKCEKVSDLLTLAGV, from the coding sequence ATGACTAAAGAAGAATTATTAGAAGCTATTAGCGAAGCTATGCATATGGATGAAACACTAAAAGAAGATATGATTTTAGATGATATTGATGAATGGGATAGCTTAGCTTTTGTATCTATCATGGTATTATTTAAAAACTCACTTGGCAGGCAAATTAGCGGTGATGATCTTAAAAAATGTGAAAAAGTAAGCGATCTTTTAACTTTAGCTGGTGTTTAA